The DNA window GATGCCGGGTTCGATGTCGTTCTCGTCGGCGAACTTCACGAAGATCGAGCCGACGGACCCGTCCTTGGCGTAGTTGCGCCCGATCACCCGGCGGCGGCCTGCGTCGAGCGGCACGAAGACCACGTCGTCCTGGTCCTGCCCGAAGGCCGATTGCCCCTTCGGCGCCATGACGCCGATGACCCGGAAGGGCACGTTGCGCACGCGCACGATCTGGTCGATGGGATCGTCCTCGCCGAAGAGGTTGCGGGCGACCGTCTGGCCGAGAAGGATCACGATGTCGCCGCGACGGACCTCCTCCGGATCGAAGGTGCGGCCGGTGGCGACGTCCCATTCGCGCGCGGAGAACCAGTCGCGGTCGATGCCGTAGATGCGCGTGGCCCAGTTGCTGCCGCCGGCCACCACCTGGGCGCCGCCCTGCACGAAGGGCGCGGCCGCCACCACGCCGTCGACCTCGCGGCGGATCGCGTGCGCGTCCTCGTCCGTGAGCGACGAGGCGGCACCGGCGCCGAGGCGCGCGCCGCCCTGCGTGACGTTTCCGGGCGTCACGATGGCGAGGTTCGCGCCGAGAGACCGGATCTGCTGGTCGACGAGATTGCGCGCCCCGGAGCCGATCGCCACCATGGCGATGACGGCCGCCACTCCGATGACGATGCCGAGCATGGTGAGAAGACTGCGCAGAGCGTTGGCCGCGATGGCGGAGAACGCGGACCGGATGGCTTCGATCAGCCTCATTCGGCGGCCTCCGTGGCGAGGGCGCGCGCATCGACCGGGATCTGGCGGTGGTCCTCGATCACGCGCCCGTCCCGGAAGCGGATCAGCCGGTGCGCGTGCCGCCCGACCTCGGCATCGTGCGTGACGAGCACGATGGTGACGCCCTCGCGGTTGAGTTCCTGGAACAGGGCCATGATTTCGTTCGCCGTGCGGCTGTCGAGAGCGCCGGTCGGCTCGTCGGCGAGGAGCAGGCTCGGGCCGTTGACGAGCGCGCGTGCGATGGCGACGCGCTGCTGCTGTCCTCCGGAGAGCTGCATCGGGCGGTGATGCGCCCGCTCGGCGAGACCGACGCGGCCGAGCGCATGCAGGGCGCGCTCGCGACGCGTCCTGCGGTCGAACCCCGCATAGACCATCGGCAGCTCCACGTTGCCGAGCGCGTCGACGCGGGGCAGGAGGTTGAACTGCTGGAAGACGAAGCCGATCTCGCGGTTGCGCAGCCGCGCCAGACCGTCCGCGTCGAGGCGCTCGACCGCCGTGTCGGCGAGCCGGTAGTGGCCGGCGGTCGGCTTGTCGAGGCAGCCGACGAGATTCATGAACGTGGACTTGCCCGAGCCGGACGGGCCCATCACGGCCACGAAGTCACCCTTGTCGATGTCGAGCGACACGGAATCGAGGGCCACGACCCGGCCGGCGTCGAGGTCGTAGACCCGTCTCAGGTCGCGTGTTTCGATGAGAGCCACGGGGCACCCCGCTAGAACATGCGCGGGGGGCGCGGGCGGCGGTTCGAGGCCTGACCGTTCGCATCCTCCCCGGCATCTTGGCGCTGGGCCCCGATGATGATCGCCGCGCCCTCCTGCACGTCGCCGCGCATGATCTCGGTATAGGCTCCGTCCGTGGCGCCGAGCCGCACGTGCACGGCCTCGGGCCGGCCGTCCTGGGCGACCCGGTAGATGCGTCCGCCCGTGCCCTCGTCCGGCTGCGTCTGCGCATCGCGGTCGCGTGCACGCTGCCGACGCGGCTGGCCGTTCGGCTCGCTCGCCGCGACGGCCGCCGGCGGCCGGAAGCGCAGGGCCGCGTTGGGGATGCGCAGCACGTCCTCCCGCTCGTCGGTGACGATCTGGAGGTTCGCCGTCATGCCCGGCAGGAGCGCCTGATCCAGGTTCCTCACGCCGATGACGGCCGTGTAGGTGACCACGTTCTGCACCGTCTGGGCGGACAGGCGCACCATCCTGACGCTGCCCTCGAAGGTGCGGTTCGGATAGGCGTTCACCGTGAAGGTCACCTTCTGGCCGTCCTTGATGCGGCCCACATCGGCTTCGTCGATATTGGCGTAGATGTCGATCTCGCGCAGGTCCTGCGCGATCGTGAAGAGCGTCGGGGCGGACAGGGAGGCCGCGACGGTCTGGCCGAGCTCGATGTCCCGCTTGACCACGACGCCGTCGACCGGCGACTTGATGTCGGTGCGGGCGAGGTCGATCTCGATGTCCTTGAGCTTCGCCTGCCGCTGCAGGATGATCGCCTCGGCGGATTTCACCCCCGCCTCGGCCAGGGCGAGATCCGCCCTGAGCCCGTCCGTCTCGGCCCTGTTCGACGCGATCTGCGCGTCGGCCGAGACGAGGTTCGCCTTCTGGATGTCGACCTGCGTTCCGGCCTGCTCCAGGGCCGTCTGGGTTCCCACCGCCCGGGTGGTCAGCTCCTTCTGCCGGTCGAGGGTGCGCTGCGCGTCGGCGAGCTGTGCCTGCGTGCGGTCGCGCTGGGCCGCGAGATCGTTCGCCTGCGCCTGCGACCGCTGCAGCGCCGAGCGCGCCTTGTCGATCTGCGCGCGCTTGGTGTCGAGATCGGCTTTCGCTTGGGCGAGGTCGGCGAGCGCCGCGTCGCGGCGCGACTTGATCTGCTCGGCATAGAGGCGGGCCACCACCTGGCCTTCCTTCACGGGGGTGTTGTAGTCGGCCAGGATCTCGACCACCTGGCCGGAGAGCTGCGATCCGACCAGAACCGTCGTGACGGGATTGAGCGTGCCGGTCGCGCGCACGCTCGCCGTGATCGGGCCGCGATCCACCACGCCGAGCCGGTAGGCCTGATCGGACGCGTTGCCGCCCGTAGGCTTCCACAGCACGAAGCCGGCGGTGCCCGCCACCAGGACGATGCCGATCAACCACAACCAGACGCGACGCACCGAAAAGCCCTCTGCAAGACACAAGCTGTCATGAGGGTCGATTGTGGCCGATTTTCCGGGACGTTACGAGTTAACTCTTTGTCATGCGGCGGCCTGCGGCCGCGTGGCGATCAGGTTGCGCAGGGTCATGATCGTGGAGGCGTCTGCCACCCCGTCGACGCGCTCGGGGCGGAAATGGCGCTGGAAGGCCGCGACCACCTTTTCCGTGTCCTCGTCGAACAGGCCGTTGATCCTCACCCCGTAGCCGTACATGGCGAGCATCGCCTGCAGGGCCTCGATGGGCATGCCCTGGTCGCCCCGGGAGAAGAAGCGGCCGTCGCTCGTGGCC is part of the Microvirga terrae genome and encodes:
- a CDS encoding ABC transporter permease, producing MRLIEAIRSAFSAIAANALRSLLTMLGIVIGVAAVIAMVAIGSGARNLVDQQIRSLGANLAIVTPGNVTQGGARLGAGAASSLTDEDAHAIRREVDGVVAAAPFVQGGAQVVAGGSNWATRIYGIDRDWFSAREWDVATGRTFDPEEVRRGDIVILLGQTVARNLFGEDDPIDQIVRVRNVPFRVIGVMAPKGQSAFGQDQDDVVFVPLDAGRRRVIGRNYAKDGSVGSIFVKFADENDIEPGIASMTELLRQRHRITGEQEDDFSIRNLTEIANTASASANTLSMLLAAVAAVSLLVGGIGIMNIMLVSVTERTREIGLRLAVGARPRDILSQFLIEATTLSTIGGALGIGLGAGAAYLVAQLAGWPSLVSTNAIVVAVGFSALVGIFFGFYPAQRAARLDPIEALRRE
- a CDS encoding efflux RND transporter periplasmic adaptor subunit; this translates as MRRVWLWLIGIVLVAGTAGFVLWKPTGGNASDQAYRLGVVDRGPITASVRATGTLNPVTTVLVGSQLSGQVVEILADYNTPVKEGQVVARLYAEQIKSRRDAALADLAQAKADLDTKRAQIDKARSALQRSQAQANDLAAQRDRTQAQLADAQRTLDRQKELTTRAVGTQTALEQAGTQVDIQKANLVSADAQIASNRAETDGLRADLALAEAGVKSAEAIILQRQAKLKDIEIDLARTDIKSPVDGVVVKRDIELGQTVAASLSAPTLFTIAQDLREIDIYANIDEADVGRIKDGQKVTFTVNAYPNRTFEGSVRMVRLSAQTVQNVVTYTAVIGVRNLDQALLPGMTANLQIVTDEREDVLRIPNAALRFRPPAAVAASEPNGQPRRQRARDRDAQTQPDEGTGGRIYRVAQDGRPEAVHVRLGATDGAYTEIMRGDVQEGAAIIIGAQRQDAGEDANGQASNRRPRPPRMF
- a CDS encoding ABC transporter ATP-binding protein — its product is MALIETRDLRRVYDLDAGRVVALDSVSLDIDKGDFVAVMGPSGSGKSTFMNLVGCLDKPTAGHYRLADTAVERLDADGLARLRNREIGFVFQQFNLLPRVDALGNVELPMVYAGFDRRTRRERALHALGRVGLAERAHHRPMQLSGGQQQRVAIARALVNGPSLLLADEPTGALDSRTANEIMALFQELNREGVTIVLVTHDAEVGRHAHRLIRFRDGRVIEDHRQIPVDARALATEAAE